The Caulifigura coniformis genome includes a region encoding these proteins:
- a CDS encoding YCF48-related protein has translation MRPDFCRHFTRGMITALVILHGQVFLAKVHGAENAPAGEAVTRPDRDDAALRDVFFTSPQRGFAVGDRGTILRTDDGGQTWTLLPCQTEATLRSISFVSEDEGWIAGGGTREYSGASEGVVLATDDGGETWAVVCEQRLPAIRSIRFFSDVEGIAVGDSTDRHPSGLVSTSDGGRTWTAVPGDKTNGWTTAEFASSQFAVLAGEKGALGSLAGGAVTNSTPLGGLRGFKASSLDRPAKTVWAVGDGGMIVRSNDGGASWPAADASMPIETRMVFDFAAVAASRNEVWVGGTPGSVIWHSPDGGATWKPQPTGETTPLHAIICLPGDKRIAVGALGKILVSEAGGAWTTVRGAGRRLAALAIHAHGTRVSLFELARDGLDRGYRVGAWSLVRRDVEPETERRADGSRRFEDAVLSLTAACGVTDWRLPVSLPGLDRNPQKLMSEWSVLADQKLNDVLIATLVTQIRTWRPDVILLDDAPADDMPTQVIRAAMGVAASHAQADQGRLAPLWTTAALPGWSIKRVYARGLTGQEGDLAIDPFEWMPQKQTSLSTLVAPAASRLGLSLDSIGQRETFRPVEIPGVPAATTREFFTGLSLAAGGDARRPLPVTPIEADDTTLQMAMRQRNFQKMSLKLMSRPGQSDVLLGQLDASLQGMPEEQAAITLAMLGDDLRRRADWDAAEATMMELVTRYPAHAAAREARRWLISLWTSGELEYHRGRETGVAQMQVEQAAGSNTRQRRPVTLAGGSVFVGDMASVLGAGAKAIQAEGPQGSMTGRRNLDSSKRFAQAAQLLEDWKRVAPDDVEAVELQFQLAALYRRHDKHQEAESIYTQIVQNTTGWSQRVAHGELWLLRPSTQSLQSVYRANHTSRPPILDGVLADECWQVAKEIRIAGAPRSAPKRNDELDAIDSAPARDLNGSAFCMLAYDGAYLYFAASAPRHPSIPKDAPSYAGRPYDADLDAHDRISLALDINRDYQSAYCLDIDQRGWTRDALWTNQEWNPKWHVACNADESTWRIEAAINWSELCPQPPAPGAVMALGVTRTMPAVGRQSWVWPGNAPITAESMGLLMLE, from the coding sequence GAACGATCCTGCGGACCGATGACGGCGGCCAGACGTGGACGCTGCTTCCCTGCCAGACCGAGGCCACGCTCCGGTCGATCTCGTTCGTCAGCGAAGACGAAGGCTGGATCGCGGGGGGCGGGACGCGCGAATACTCGGGCGCGTCGGAGGGAGTCGTGCTGGCGACGGACGACGGCGGCGAGACGTGGGCGGTCGTCTGCGAACAGCGCCTGCCCGCCATCCGGTCCATCAGATTCTTCAGCGATGTCGAGGGGATCGCAGTCGGCGACTCGACCGACCGCCATCCTTCAGGACTGGTTTCCACCAGCGACGGCGGCCGGACCTGGACTGCCGTGCCCGGGGACAAGACGAACGGCTGGACGACGGCGGAATTCGCGTCGTCGCAATTCGCCGTGCTGGCGGGAGAGAAGGGGGCGCTCGGATCACTGGCAGGCGGGGCAGTGACGAACTCCACTCCGCTGGGAGGTCTGCGGGGCTTCAAGGCGTCGAGCCTGGACCGGCCGGCGAAGACGGTCTGGGCGGTCGGCGATGGCGGGATGATTGTCCGCTCGAACGACGGCGGAGCATCCTGGCCGGCGGCCGATGCATCCATGCCGATCGAAACGAGAATGGTGTTCGACTTCGCTGCGGTCGCAGCCTCGAGGAATGAAGTGTGGGTCGGCGGGACGCCGGGGAGCGTCATCTGGCATTCGCCTGATGGCGGAGCGACCTGGAAACCGCAGCCGACAGGGGAGACGACTCCCCTGCATGCGATCATCTGCCTGCCAGGCGACAAGCGGATCGCCGTCGGCGCGCTGGGAAAAATTCTCGTCAGCGAAGCAGGCGGGGCGTGGACCACGGTGCGCGGGGCCGGTCGTCGACTGGCTGCGCTGGCCATCCATGCCCACGGGACCCGCGTTTCCCTGTTCGAACTGGCCCGTGATGGACTTGATCGCGGATACCGGGTCGGGGCGTGGAGCCTCGTCCGCCGTGATGTGGAGCCTGAGACCGAGCGCCGCGCCGATGGAAGCCGGCGGTTCGAAGATGCAGTCCTGTCGCTCACGGCGGCTTGCGGCGTGACCGACTGGCGGCTGCCGGTGTCGCTGCCGGGGCTCGACCGCAATCCGCAGAAGCTGATGTCGGAATGGTCAGTCCTCGCCGACCAGAAGCTGAACGATGTTCTCATCGCGACGCTCGTCACACAGATCCGGACGTGGCGGCCCGATGTGATCCTGCTGGACGACGCTCCCGCGGACGACATGCCGACGCAGGTGATTCGCGCGGCGATGGGCGTGGCGGCGTCTCACGCACAGGCCGATCAGGGACGACTGGCCCCTCTCTGGACGACTGCCGCCCTGCCGGGCTGGAGCATCAAACGCGTCTACGCACGCGGACTGACCGGACAGGAAGGAGACCTGGCGATCGATCCGTTCGAATGGATGCCCCAGAAGCAGACGTCGCTGAGCACGCTGGTCGCGCCGGCGGCGAGTCGGCTGGGGCTCTCGCTCGATTCCATCGGTCAGCGGGAGACATTTCGGCCCGTGGAGATTCCGGGCGTGCCCGCGGCGACGACCCGCGAATTCTTCACGGGGCTGTCGCTCGCGGCCGGCGGCGACGCGCGCCGGCCGTTGCCGGTCACGCCGATCGAAGCCGACGACACGACGCTGCAGATGGCGATGCGCCAGCGCAATTTCCAGAAGATGTCGCTGAAGCTGATGAGCCGGCCGGGGCAGTCGGATGTGCTCCTGGGCCAACTCGACGCATCTCTGCAGGGGATGCCGGAGGAGCAGGCGGCGATCACGCTGGCGATGCTGGGCGACGACCTGCGTCGGCGAGCGGACTGGGACGCCGCGGAAGCGACGATGATGGAACTGGTCACGAGATATCCGGCACACGCGGCCGCCCGGGAGGCGCGTCGCTGGCTGATTTCACTGTGGACGAGCGGAGAGCTCGAATACCACCGTGGCCGGGAAACGGGCGTCGCCCAGATGCAGGTGGAGCAGGCGGCCGGAAGCAACACCAGACAGCGCCGGCCAGTCACGCTGGCCGGCGGGAGCGTGTTCGTTGGCGATATGGCCTCGGTGCTGGGGGCCGGTGCGAAGGCGATCCAGGCGGAAGGGCCTCAGGGATCGATGACCGGAAGGAGGAACCTGGACTCCAGCAAGCGGTTCGCACAGGCGGCACAGCTTCTGGAGGACTGGAAACGAGTCGCTCCGGACGACGTGGAGGCCGTGGAACTGCAGTTCCAGCTCGCGGCGCTGTATCGCCGGCATGACAAGCACCAGGAAGCCGAGTCGATTTATACGCAGATCGTCCAGAACACGACGGGCTGGAGCCAGCGAGTCGCGCATGGGGAACTGTGGCTGTTGAGACCGTCGACGCAGTCGCTGCAGTCGGTCTATCGGGCGAACCACACGTCGCGGCCGCCCATCCTTGATGGCGTTCTGGCGGACGAGTGCTGGCAGGTGGCGAAAGAAATCCGGATCGCCGGCGCCCCGCGATCGGCGCCGAAGCGCAACGACGAACTGGACGCGATCGATTCGGCCCCGGCCCGCGACCTGAACGGGTCGGCGTTCTGCATGCTGGCGTACGATGGCGCATACCTGTATTTCGCCGCGAGTGCCCCGAGGCATCCATCAATTCCGAAGGATGCTCCCTCCTATGCCGGTCGTCCTTACGACGCGGATCTCGATGCGCACGACCGCATCAGCCTGGCGCTCGACATCAACCGCGACTACCAGAGCGCCTACTGCCTCGACATCGACCAGCGCGGCTGGACGCGGGATGCGCTGTGGACGAACCAGGAGTGGAACCCGAAGTGGCACGTCGCCTGCAACGCCGATGAATCGACATGGCGAATCGAGGCCGCGATCAACTGGTCGGAACTCTGCCCGCAGCCGCCTGCTCCCGGAGCGGTGATGGCTCTGGGAGTGACCCGGACGATGCCGGCGGTGGGCCGGCAGTCGTGGGTCTGGCCAGGCAACGCCCCGATCACGGCGGAGTCGATGGGGTTGCTGATGCTGGAGTAG
- a CDS encoding NAD(P)-dependent methylenetetrahydromethanopterin dehydrogenase → MKRILIQLDTDALPSVFDRVVAIDAGVDELFSYGGVTPENVTGLVHGAIFTRGPADLKNTALFIGGSNVAAGEALLKAVKKAFFGPMRVSVLMDSNGSNTTAAAAVFAATKHIKLAESTALVLGGTGPVGHRAAQILASQGTQVRVASREKSKAETVCQKIRDVVKDARVTPVSSSDTPAKLLEGCDLLIAAGAAGVQFFKAEEWQQASSLKVAIDLNAVPPEGLAGIGVTDKAVAKGPITTYGAIGVGGLKMKIHRAAIQNLFEANDRLLDTAAVYDLAAKV, encoded by the coding sequence ATGAAACGAATCCTCATCCAGCTCGATACCGACGCCCTGCCCAGCGTCTTCGACCGCGTCGTCGCCATTGATGCCGGCGTCGATGAACTCTTCAGCTATGGCGGCGTCACACCCGAAAACGTCACCGGACTCGTCCATGGCGCGATCTTCACCCGCGGGCCGGCCGATCTGAAGAACACCGCCCTCTTCATCGGCGGCAGCAACGTCGCCGCCGGCGAAGCGCTCCTCAAGGCCGTAAAGAAGGCGTTCTTCGGCCCGATGCGGGTCTCCGTCCTGATGGATTCCAACGGCTCCAACACCACCGCGGCCGCGGCCGTCTTCGCCGCCACGAAACACATCAAGCTGGCCGAGTCGACCGCTCTCGTCCTCGGCGGAACCGGGCCGGTCGGTCATCGCGCCGCGCAGATTCTCGCGTCGCAGGGAACGCAGGTCCGCGTCGCCTCGAGGGAGAAGTCGAAGGCTGAAACGGTCTGTCAGAAGATCCGCGACGTCGTGAAAGACGCCCGCGTCACGCCCGTCAGCTCGTCCGACACTCCCGCCAAGCTTCTCGAAGGCTGCGATCTCCTCATCGCCGCCGGGGCCGCCGGAGTCCAGTTCTTCAAAGCCGAAGAATGGCAGCAGGCCTCCTCGCTCAAGGTCGCCATCGACCTCAACGCCGTTCCTCCGGAAGGCCTCGCCGGCATCGGCGTCACCGACAAGGCGGTCGCCAAGGGCCCCATCACAACCTATGGCGCCATCGGCGTCGGCGGCCTCAAGATGAAGATCCACCGCGCCGCCATCCAGAATCTCTTCGAAGCCAACGACCGCCTCCTCGACACCGCCGCCGTATACGACCTGGCCGCGAAGGTCTAA
- the leuS gene encoding leucine--tRNA ligase, with product MPRYDAQRIEARWQKFWDENKTFVTPNTPPANSAGKLYVLDMFPYPSGSGLHVGHPEGYTATDIVCRFARMRGKHVLHPMGWDAFGLPAEEHAVKTGTHPRITTEKNIGTFRRQLKMLGFSYDWSREFATTDPDYYRWSQWIFLQLFDSWYDAGVEWTGPDGVTRKGRARPISELPIPEELLASGGRQPSVGQLSPEVRKYQDKHRLAYISEAPVNWCPALGTVLANEEVIDGKSEVGGHPVQRVPLKQWMLRITSYADRLGSELEELDWPESIKLLQRNWIGRSTGAEVDFLIDGSSFGDWKAARTKSGFVATPEGNVIRVYTTRPDTLFGATYMVLAPEHPLVDSITTPEQKSAVAAYREQAARKSDLDRTDLAKEKTGCFTGAYAINPVNEKKIPIWIADYVLISYGTGAIMAVPGHDERDLEFAQAFSLPVIPVVAPPEKDADPIGFTGEGTALDSGPYTGLPTAEVKAKITADLAAAGLGKEAVNYRLRDWLFSRQRYWGEPFPIWHELDDAGNPTGLMRADHPAALPVLHPHMEDFKPTGNPEPMLSKAPKEWLYWTAEDGTKLKRETNSMPQWAGSCWYYLRFADNRNTNRFIDPEIEKYWLPVDLYVGGAEHAVLHLLYSRFWHKVLFDRGFVSQAEPFRKLVNQGMILGEAELTGYVKDSKKLGVARPDKGVANVAEIARDAWVSVKDVKDGPDDGKVLRETGEAVVAVRLTVDETEKVGGNLVLKGRPDIVVESRAFKMSKSRGNVINPDEVVKEYGADSLRLYEMFMGPLEQVKPWSMSGVDGVYRFLGRVWRMIADERADEPTLNPAVQDVAPTTEQERLLHKTIKAVTDDIEKLSFNTAISRMMEFTNAFTTTETRPRSAMEPFVLLLAPFAPHIAEELWNLLGKAESLAYAPWPKYDESKLVESEIEIPVQVNGKVRAKLRIAPDASKEAIQAQAEADPQVQAQLAGKPVVKVVVVPGKMVNFVVKG from the coding sequence ATGCCCCGTTACGACGCTCAACGCATTGAAGCCCGCTGGCAGAAGTTCTGGGATGAGAACAAGACGTTCGTCACTCCCAACACGCCGCCCGCAAACTCGGCTGGGAAACTGTACGTCCTCGACATGTTCCCGTACCCGTCGGGGTCGGGGCTGCATGTCGGGCATCCGGAGGGGTACACCGCGACCGATATCGTCTGCCGGTTCGCCCGCATGCGGGGCAAGCATGTGCTGCATCCGATGGGTTGGGATGCGTTCGGCCTGCCCGCCGAAGAGCATGCGGTCAAGACGGGGACGCATCCGCGGATCACGACCGAGAAGAACATCGGCACGTTCCGGCGGCAGCTGAAAATGCTGGGCTTCAGCTACGACTGGAGCCGCGAGTTTGCGACAACCGACCCGGACTACTACCGCTGGTCGCAGTGGATCTTCCTGCAGCTGTTCGACAGCTGGTATGACGCGGGCGTGGAGTGGACGGGGCCGGATGGAGTGACGCGGAAGGGGCGGGCGCGGCCGATCAGTGAGTTGCCGATCCCCGAAGAACTCCTGGCGAGCGGGGGGCGTCAGCCCTCTGTGGGCCAACTCTCACCGGAGGTCCGCAAGTACCAGGACAAGCACCGGCTGGCCTACATCTCGGAAGCGCCGGTGAACTGGTGCCCCGCGCTGGGGACGGTGCTGGCCAACGAAGAAGTCATTGACGGCAAGAGCGAAGTCGGTGGGCATCCGGTGCAGCGCGTGCCGCTGAAGCAGTGGATGCTGCGGATCACGTCCTATGCAGACCGGCTGGGGAGCGAGCTGGAAGAACTGGACTGGCCCGAGTCGATCAAGCTGCTGCAGCGGAACTGGATCGGGCGGAGCACCGGGGCGGAAGTCGATTTCCTGATTGATGGTTCGTCGTTCGGCGACTGGAAAGCGGCGCGCACGAAATCCGGGTTCGTGGCGACGCCGGAAGGGAATGTGATCCGGGTCTACACGACGCGGCCCGACACGCTGTTCGGCGCGACCTATATGGTGCTGGCTCCCGAGCATCCGCTGGTCGATTCGATCACGACGCCGGAGCAGAAGTCGGCCGTCGCGGCGTATCGCGAGCAGGCGGCGCGGAAGAGCGACCTCGACCGCACCGACCTGGCGAAGGAGAAGACGGGCTGCTTCACCGGCGCGTATGCGATCAACCCGGTGAATGAGAAGAAGATCCCGATCTGGATCGCTGACTACGTGCTGATCAGCTACGGCACCGGGGCGATCATGGCCGTGCCGGGACACGATGAACGCGATCTGGAGTTTGCGCAGGCGTTCTCGCTGCCGGTGATTCCGGTCGTTGCGCCGCCGGAGAAGGACGCTGATCCCATCGGGTTTACCGGGGAGGGAACGGCGCTCGATTCGGGGCCGTATACCGGGCTGCCGACGGCGGAAGTGAAAGCGAAGATCACGGCCGATCTGGCGGCCGCTGGCCTCGGAAAAGAGGCTGTGAATTATCGCCTGCGCGACTGGCTCTTCTCACGCCAACGCTACTGGGGCGAACCGTTCCCGATCTGGCATGAGCTGGACGACGCCGGCAACCCCACGGGCCTGATGCGGGCCGATCATCCGGCCGCGCTGCCGGTGCTCCATCCGCACATGGAGGACTTCAAGCCCACCGGCAACCCGGAGCCGATGCTGTCGAAGGCGCCGAAGGAGTGGCTGTACTGGACGGCCGAAGACGGCACGAAGCTGAAGCGGGAGACCAACAGCATGCCGCAATGGGCGGGGAGCTGCTGGTATTACCTGCGGTTCGCCGACAACAGGAACACCAACCGGTTCATCGATCCGGAGATTGAAAAATATTGGCTGCCGGTTGATCTCTATGTCGGCGGGGCTGAGCATGCCGTGCTGCACCTGCTCTATTCACGGTTCTGGCATAAGGTGCTGTTCGACCGCGGATTCGTGTCGCAGGCGGAGCCGTTCCGGAAACTGGTGAACCAGGGAATGATCCTGGGCGAGGCGGAACTGACTGGGTATGTGAAGGATTCAAAGAAGCTCGGGGTGGCACGCCCTGATAAGGGCGTGGCGAATGTTGCCGAGATCGCCAGGGATGCCTGGGTGTCGGTGAAGGACGTCAAAGATGGGCCGGATGACGGCAAGGTGCTGCGCGAGACCGGCGAGGCCGTTGTTGCCGTGCGACTGACTGTCGACGAGACAGAGAAGGTCGGCGGCAATCTCGTTCTGAAGGGGCGCCCTGACATCGTTGTCGAGAGTCGCGCATTCAAGATGTCCAAGTCCCGCGGCAACGTCATCAACCCGGACGAGGTCGTGAAGGAGTACGGCGCCGACTCGCTGCGCCTCTACGAAATGTTCATGGGCCCGCTCGAACAGGTGAAGCCCTGGAGCATGAGCGGCGTCGACGGCGTTTACCGGTTCCTCGGTCGCGTCTGGCGAATGATCGCCGACGAGCGCGCGGATGAGCCGACGCTGAATCCGGCCGTTCAGGATGTCGCGCCGACCACTGAGCAGGAACGCCTCCTGCACAAGACGATCAAGGCGGTCACGGACGACATCGAGAAGCTGTCGTTCAACACGGCGATCAGCCGGATGATGGAGTTCACGAACGCCTTCACAACGACGGAAACGCGGCCGCGGTCGGCCATGGAGCCGTTCGTGTTGCTGCTGGCCCCATTCGCGCCGCACATCGCCGAAGAGCTTTGGAATCTGCTGGGCAAGGCGGAATCACTGGCGTACGCGCCCTGGCCGAAGTACGACGAATCGAAGCTCGTCGAATCGGAGATCGAGATCCCGGTGCAGGTGAACGGCAAGGTGCGGGCGAAGCTGCGGATTGCTCCGGACGCGTCAAAGGAGGCGATCCAGGCCCAGGCCGAGGCCGATCCGCAGGTGCAGGCTCAGCTGGCGGGCAAGCCGGTGGTGAAGGTGGTCGTGGTGCCTGGGAAGATGGTGAACTTTGTGGTGAAAGGGTGA
- the rnhA gene encoding ribonuclease HI, whose protein sequence is MALPVVKLFTDGACSGNPGPGGWAYILEHPASGARREASGGAPLTTNNQMELQGLIEGLQALKGPSEVEVVTDSQYVAKGSHEWLPGWKRNGWMRKEGGKLKPLKNVELWQALDALLAKHRVKFTVVKGHSGHPENERCDELAVEAAQQFKNQ, encoded by the coding sequence ATGGCTCTTCCCGTCGTCAAGCTGTTCACCGACGGCGCGTGCAGCGGGAACCCCGGCCCCGGCGGCTGGGCCTACATCCTCGAGCATCCGGCCAGCGGCGCCCGCCGCGAAGCATCCGGCGGCGCTCCGCTGACGACCAACAACCAGATGGAGCTCCAGGGCTTGATCGAAGGCCTGCAGGCCCTCAAAGGCCCGAGCGAAGTCGAAGTGGTGACCGACAGCCAGTACGTCGCCAAGGGCTCGCACGAATGGCTCCCCGGCTGGAAGCGCAACGGCTGGATGCGCAAGGAAGGGGGCAAGCTCAAGCCGCTGAAGAACGTGGAACTCTGGCAGGCGCTCGATGCGCTGCTCGCAAAGCATCGGGTGAAATTCACCGTTGTGAAGGGCCACAGCGGCCACCCCGAAAACGAACGCTGCGACGAACTCGCCGTCGAAGCCGCTCAGCAGTTCAAGAACCAGTAG
- the infA gene encoding translation initiation factor IF-1: MSKEEAIEMEGTVNEALANTQFRVTLDNGHMVMAHVSGRMRKNFIRIVPGDRVKVEVSPYDLTRGRIIFRER; the protein is encoded by the coding sequence ATGTCGAAGGAAGAGGCCATCGAGATGGAAGGGACCGTCAATGAGGCGTTGGCCAACACGCAGTTCCGCGTGACATTGGACAACGGCCACATGGTGATGGCTCACGTCTCGGGCCGGATGCGGAAGAACTTCATCCGTATCGTGCCGGGCGACCGCGTCAAAGTCGAAGTCTCTCCGTACGACCTCACCCGCGGTCGCATCATCTTCCGCGAACGCTGA
- a CDS encoding polysaccharide pyruvyl transferase family protein — MNRRTFLATTFAAGLATTLQAAAGGAKRILLRSSWQTVNIGDIAHTPGVLALLEKYLPDAEIHLWPSKIDNGVDELLMTRFPKLKIVQGADALKKAFADCDFLLHGSGASLVAQKDVARWIEATGKPFGIYGITLPLQSSTATKPASAEAIATTIGILNQARFVFFRDSVSMQLAKDKGCKAPVMEFGPDGAFGTDLRDDAAADAFLKANQLEPGKFLCCIPRLRYTPYWVIPEKKSAFDEKKHARNEEMKEHDHAQLRQAIVEVIRQTDLKVLICPEDQTQMAVGKELLFDKLPDDVKGRAVWRPNYWLTGEAVSTYRRSAGLFGNEMHSPIMCIGNGIPAIVCRWAEQTSKGYMWRDIGLGDWLFNLDDEAEVAKVVPTVLAMAKDPVGSKAKAEKARAFVEKRQRETMGVLKKELG, encoded by the coding sequence ATGAATCGTCGGACCTTTCTTGCAACGACTTTCGCGGCCGGGCTCGCGACAACTCTTCAGGCGGCGGCTGGCGGGGCGAAGCGGATCCTGCTGCGGTCGTCCTGGCAGACGGTGAACATCGGCGACATCGCCCACACGCCGGGCGTGCTGGCGCTGCTCGAGAAATACCTGCCGGATGCGGAGATTCACCTCTGGCCGAGCAAGATCGACAACGGCGTCGACGAACTGCTGATGACGCGGTTCCCGAAGCTGAAGATCGTGCAGGGGGCGGACGCCCTGAAGAAGGCGTTCGCGGACTGCGACTTCCTGCTGCACGGCTCGGGGGCGTCGCTCGTGGCGCAGAAGGACGTCGCCCGGTGGATCGAGGCGACCGGAAAGCCGTTCGGGATCTACGGGATCACGCTCCCGCTGCAGTCGTCGACGGCGACGAAGCCGGCGTCCGCCGAGGCGATCGCGACGACGATCGGAATCCTGAACCAGGCGAGATTCGTGTTCTTCCGCGATTCCGTCTCGATGCAGCTGGCGAAGGACAAGGGCTGCAAGGCGCCGGTGATGGAGTTTGGGCCCGACGGGGCGTTCGGGACCGACCTGCGGGATGATGCGGCGGCCGATGCGTTTCTGAAGGCGAACCAGCTCGAGCCGGGGAAGTTCCTGTGCTGCATTCCGCGGCTGCGGTATACGCCGTACTGGGTGATTCCCGAAAAGAAGTCGGCGTTCGACGAGAAAAAGCACGCCCGCAACGAGGAGATGAAAGAGCACGATCACGCCCAGCTCCGCCAGGCGATCGTGGAAGTGATTCGTCAGACGGACCTGAAGGTGCTGATCTGCCCGGAAGACCAGACGCAGATGGCCGTCGGCAAGGAACTGCTGTTCGACAAGCTGCCCGACGATGTGAAGGGCCGGGCGGTGTGGCGGCCGAATTACTGGCTGACGGGCGAAGCCGTGAGCACGTATCGCCGGAGCGCCGGGCTGTTCGGCAACGAGATGCACAGCCCGATCATGTGCATCGGGAATGGAATTCCGGCGATTGTCTGCCGGTGGGCCGAGCAGACGAGCAAGGGCTACATGTGGCGGGATATCGGCCTGGGGGACTGGCTGTTCAACCTGGACGACGAGGCCGAGGTGGCGAAGGTGGTTCCGACGGTGCTGGCGATGGCGAAGGATCCCGTGGGGTCCAAAGCAAAGGCCGAAAAGGCCCGGGCGTTCGTGGAGAAGCGGCAGCGGGAGACGATGGGGGTGCTGAAGAAGGAGTTGGGCTGA